A segment of the Flavobacteriales bacterium genome:
TGCTGATAATCAGAATGCCTGTTCGGTAAATGATGCCCACGGAAACATCCACCCGAAGCTCCATTTTCAAAAATCCATTCATCAGATCTACAATCACCGGAACCACTAAGACCAAGGCTATCAAAAACAGACCAAGTTGCCGGTGGGTCAAAATACGTCCAGTCCAGATAGGAGTTGCTAACATGATGGGCTTTTGCAGCTGATGGAAAGAAGGCGTTTCAAGTTAACCAAGCTATCGTCAAACGATACGATGGGTCTGATGAAAAGCCCTTTTATTGGCTCAAAAGTACATAAAATAGAGATAGGTCTGAACCTGCATCAAAAGAGTTAGTTCACCCTCACCTTGTTCAGCTTGTACCGTTTTTTCAACGGTCCTTCACCGGTCTTATAGGCCAACTGATAACCCACCGTGATCTCGTGGGAGCCTGTGTTTGAAGTTTTGAGACCGGAAAGCAAAAGGTCATAAGAATACGCCACCATGAATGCCTCTGCAAAACGGCACCCCACAAGCAGTACCATGGCATCCCCGGTCCTGTAACCTGCACCCGCTATGACTTTATCATCATAAGACATATTCAGGTTGATGTGTAATTGTGTCGGATTGGCCTGTACCATCTGCACAAGTGCTGCCGGCTCCAGGGTGAACTTCGGATTTATTTCTGCCTTATAACCACCCATAAAGTAATAGTGATTTTCCAGCGGCACATAACTTGCATTGCCACCGGACTCAAAGAAATCCAGTTTCCCTTTCAAAAGGTGAAGGGCTGAAAACCCAACATATAAATCCTCATTATACATTAACATACCAAAATTCGCATCGGGTGTCATCGAACGGTCCCTGGTGGTGAGGTCTACCGTTTGATCTGTGGGATCGTACAAATTTATTTCGCGGCCATCGACCGAGTATTGCAACAATCCGCCCGAAAGACCCAATGACAGATTCATGGAGCCCAACTGCAAATGGTGCGCATAAGCCAGGTTTAAACCGATACGGCGGAAAGGCCCGGCAGCATCGTTAAACAGATATCCTCCGACCCCCATCTTTCCATTGGGCAATATGGCATGACCGCTCAACACCTGTGTTACCGGTGCACCGTCAAATCCCACCCACTGGCTGCGGTGATTTAATTTGAAATCTATGAATCGCTCGGATCCCGCAACGGCTGGATTTAGCGCAAACTTATTGAACATGTGATGGCTGAATACCGGCAGCTGTTGCGCCATGGTCATATTCCAGGATAGTCCCAGAAACATTACCGCCGTGACAATTCTATGATATCTCCGTTTCATCATCATCTGATAATGGTTAGAATACCCTTGATCATCTCATTTCCATCACCAAGGTCCAATGTATAGTAATATGGCGCCGCGGGCAACGGATCGCCATTGATGGTGCCATCAAACAGTTGGTTGTAATCCGTGAACGTTTGAAGCAAGTTACCATTTCTGTTATACAAAGAGATCACGTGTTCCGGGTACTTCTCAATGTTTGTAATGATCCACGTATCATTGGCCCCGTCATTATTTGGAGTGATCATATTCGGGATGTCCAGGGTTAAATCATCGATCACACAAACCTGCTGCAATGTGGTGTCCGTACAACCCTGCGTAGACTTAACAACCAGCACTACGCTAAAACAACCGGTATCCGAATAGACATGCGTCGGGTTGATTGCATTGGAAGTGGCGCCATCACCGAAGAACCAGTATAAATCGTTTCCTCCGGTAGATGAATTGGTAAATTCCACTTGCGGATCATCCAGGGTGGTATTGGTTGAATTCGCAGTAAAACCAGCCGTTGGTGCACCATATACCGTGATCATATTGTTAAAGGTCAGCGAATCCGAACACCCGCTGGTTCCATTGGTAACGATCAGTTTTACATTGTAGGAACCGGGTGTGATATAAGCATGGGTTGGCGCAAACTGATCGGAGGTCGAACCATCGCCAAGATCCCAGTTATATATGGTACCGCCATTCGAAAGGTTATCAAAGAAAACAACAATGGGTGCGCAGCCTGATGCGGTATCCCTGAAGTTTACATTTGGGCGGCTGCTTACGGTGACCGGTTTTGTGATCGAATCAGTGCAACCCAAAGAATCCGAAACGATCAGTTTGGTGAGAAAGCTGCCATTACCACCATAAAGGTGACCGGGATTGTTTGTTCCGGTAACGGTGACACCATCACCGAAGGACCAGGTCCAAACCGTGATCGGACCGCCAGTGCTTGCTGATATGTCTGTAAAGAAAATCGAATCGCCCAGGCATGCTCCTGTATTGCTGAAGTTAACAACAGGTGGCGGGCTGATACCCACCGCAACACTATCAGATGCAGAACAGCCATTGACATCCGTCACCGTAACATAATAGGTT
Coding sequences within it:
- a CDS encoding type IX secretion system membrane protein PorP/SprF gives rise to the protein MMMKRRYHRIVTAVMFLGLSWNMTMAQQLPVFSHHMFNKFALNPAVAGSERFIDFKLNHRSQWVGFDGAPVTQVLSGHAILPNGKMGVGGYLFNDAAGPFRRIGLNLAYAHHLQLGSMNLSLGLSGGLLQYSVDGREINLYDPTDQTVDLTTRDRSMTPDANFGMLMYNEDLYVGFSALHLLKGKLDFFESGGNASYVPLENHYYFMGGYKAEINPKFTLEPAALVQMVQANPTQLHINLNMSYDDKVIAGAGYRTGDAMVLLVGCRFAEAFMVAYSYDLLLSGLKTSNTGSHEITVGYQLAYKTGEGPLKKRYKLNKVRVN